TCGGGCGCGCGCTCGCCCCCGACCCCAAGGTCCTGCTGCTCGACGAGCCCATGGGTGGCATGAACCAGGAGGAGAAGGAGGACATGGCGCGCTTCATCCTCGACGTCAACGAGGAGTGGGGCACGACCATCATCCTCATCGAGCATGACATGGGGGTCGTTATGGACATTTCCGACCGGGTGGCCGTGCTCGACATGGGCCAGAAGATCGCGGAGGGCACGCCCGACGAGATCAAGGTCAACCCGCGCGTGATCAAGGCCTACCTCGGTGAGACGAAGCCCCGCCAGGAGAGCGCCCGTGGCTGAGCCGACGACGCTCCCGAAGCTGCTCCAGAAGAACGCCCGCGACATGCGCGACCGTCCGGCCATCCGCGAGAAAGACCGGGGCATCTGGCAGACTCACACGTGGCTCCAGTACCACGACAACGTGCGCGACCTCGCCCACGGCTTGGCGGCGCTCGGCTTCAAGCGGGGCGACAAGCTGTCGGTCATCGGCGACAACCGGCCGCGGCTTTACTGGGCCCAGGTGGCCGCGCAGACGCTCGGCGGCGTCTCGGTGGCCGTGTACCAGGACTCGATCGCCCGCGAGCTGGCCTATGTCTGGCAGCACGCGGAGGTCTCGGTCATCGTCGCCGAGGACCAGGAGCAGGTGGACAAGATCCTCGGACTCAAGGACCAGCTGCCGGCGCTCCGCGTCGTGATCTTCGACGACCCGCGGGGCATGGCGCACTACCACCAGGACTGGCTCCGCGCCTTTCCCGACGTTCAGGCCCTCGGGCGGGAGTTCGAAGCGTCGCACCCGCGCTTCTTCGAGGAGGAGGTGGACAAGGGCAGGCCCGAGGACGTCGCGATGATCGCCTACACCTCCGGCACGACGGGCAACCCCAAGGGCGCCATGCTGACCCACGCCAACGCCATCGAGACGGCGCGGATCTTCATGCAGGCCGAGGACGTCCGGCCGGACGACGAGTGGCTGTCCTACCTGCCCATGGCCTGGGTCGGCGACACCATCTACTCGCTGGTGCTGAGCCTCGCGGCCGGCTTCTGCTGCAACTGCCCCGAGAGCCCCGAGACCGTGCAGCGCGACCTCCGCGAGCTCGGGCCGACCACGCTGCTGGCCCCGCCGCGCATCTGGGAGAACATGCTCGCCTCGGTGCAGGTACGGGCGGCCGACGCCACGCCGCTCAAGCGCCGCGTCTTCGACCGCTTCCGGGCGGCGGCCGAGCAGGCCGAGATCCTCCGTGCCGACGGCAAGCCGGTCCCGGCGGGGCTCCGCTTCCTCTGCGCGCTTGGCGAGTTCTTCGTGTACCGGCCCATCCGCGACCAGCTGGGCCTGCGCCGCGCCCGCTGGTGCTACACGGGAGGAGCGCCGCTCGGACCCGAGACCTTCCGCTTCTTCCGCGCGTTCGGCGTCAACCTCAAGCAGGTGTACGGCTCGACCGAGGTTTCCGCGCTGGTCTCCATCCAGCCCGACAACGAGGCCAACCCGACCACGGTCGGCAAGCCGTGCCCGGGCATCGAGGTCAAGATCGCCGACAAGGGCGAGGTGCTGATCAAGAGCGTGGGCGTCTTCAAGGGGTACTTCAAGGCCCCGGAGGCCACGCGCGAGGTCATCGACTCCGACGGCTGG
The window above is part of the Candidatus Rokuibacteriota bacterium genome. Proteins encoded here:
- a CDS encoding AMP-binding protein, whose protein sequence is MAEPTTLPKLLQKNARDMRDRPAIREKDRGIWQTHTWLQYHDNVRDLAHGLAALGFKRGDKLSVIGDNRPRLYWAQVAAQTLGGVSVAVYQDSIARELAYVWQHAEVSVIVAEDQEQVDKILGLKDQLPALRVVIFDDPRGMAHYHQDWLRAFPDVQALGREFEASHPRFFEEEVDKGRPEDVAMIAYTSGTTGNPKGAMLTHANAIETARIFMQAEDVRPDDEWLSYLPMAWVGDTIYSLVLSLAAGFCCNCPESPETVQRDLRELGPTTLLAPPRIWENMLASVQVRAADATPLKRRVFDRFRAAAEQAEILRADGKPVPAGLRFLCALGEFFVYRPIRDQLGLRRARWCYTGGAPLGPETFRFFRAFGVNLKQVYGSTEVSALVSIQPDNEANPTTVGKPCPGIEVKIADKGEVLIKSVGVFKGYFKAPEATREVIDSDGWFHTGDAGFVDPRGHLVIIDRAKDVGATADGTPFAPQFIENKLKFSPYIREAVAFGNDRPMVCAMLAIDSNTVGNWAERHGVPYTSYMDLSQKPEVLALVREELRKGNATLPDPTKVRRFLLLTKDLEADDAEMTRTRKLRRSHIADKYAPVIDAFYSGKNEVELATVVTYEDGRQATIHSRVRIEDVDAGVPAHV